One genomic segment of Methanobacterium sp. includes these proteins:
- a CDS encoding 16S ribosomal RNA methyltransferase A has protein sequence MLATETFNLLKKYRIRLDRKKGQNYLINNHFLSQIIENAHLDHSDVVLEIGAGIGTLTVPLAEKVSKVVAIEQDKRIIPILRERLNEKDISNVEILLGDATKLNFPYFSKVVSNLPYQISSPITFKLLGYDFDFAILMYQLEFAQRMIAKPGESHYSRLSVMMNLCTQTELLFKVPKNAFLPPPKISSAVIKLTPTRNPDVDEFFVKTCRALFQHKKKKSGKALLQSFHEICDMDLARSSIRDIISQVNGKLIEERVFKLTPEEILVISSELEDVLEKM, from the coding sequence ATGTTGGCAACAGAAACCTTTAATCTATTAAAAAAGTACCGAATACGTTTAGACAGAAAGAAAGGCCAAAATTACCTTATTAACAATCATTTTTTGTCACAGATAATTGAAAATGCTCATCTCGATCATTCTGATGTTGTGTTGGAGATAGGGGCAGGAATAGGCACTTTAACAGTCCCCCTGGCAGAAAAAGTTTCTAAAGTAGTGGCCATTGAACAAGATAAACGTATCATCCCAATTCTAAGGGAAAGACTTAATGAAAAAGACATTTCCAATGTGGAGATTTTGTTGGGTGACGCCACTAAACTTAATTTCCCCTATTTTTCTAAAGTAGTTTCTAATCTACCTTATCAAATATCATCCCCCATAACCTTCAAACTCCTCGGTTATGATTTTGATTTTGCTATTTTAATGTACCAACTTGAATTTGCCCAGAGAATGATTGCTAAACCAGGTGAATCTCATTATTCTCGACTTTCAGTTATGATGAACCTTTGCACTCAGACTGAACTTCTTTTTAAAGTTCCGAAGAACGCATTTCTACCACCTCCTAAGATTTCTTCTGCGGTTATTAAATTAACTCCTACTAGAAATCCTGATGTTGATGAATTTTTTGTCAAGACTTGCCGAGCTTTATTCCAGCATAAAAAAAAGAAATCAGGAAAGGCATTACTACAGTCATTTCATGAAATTTGTGATATGGACCTTGCCCGAAGTTCTATTCGAGATATAATTTCACAAGTAAATGGAAAATTAATTGAGGAAAGAGTTTTTAAACTAACCCCTGAAGAAATATTAGTAATTTCCAGTGAACTTGAAGATGTTTTGGAGAAGATGTAA